The window atactcagcctatcccagctgagcgtattagacctgataaagcagtacgaccatggaggtctttatcgtacaggctcacgcattcctctgtcacagttgaggatacctgacggagatttccatcggctcggggcattgatcggaggagatgccggccagttggatacgatcccactgcctgtgatctTGCTTACATGGACTGGTATATACGATAttcgcatcctcatctccttcatgcaccacaggatGGACCGGTCCAGTATGCTCGCGCCAACaacgaatttgtaagtttattattatttaatattattatttagtattagtttatatgtgtttattttttaatatttatttttttttgcagtgggttagctggttgtggcgtgtcacccaactagcagctacccaccgatctgacgaggatgctccacgcattaagagggagatggatgtcgggcgaactaaattattttagtagaactttatacattttaacacttttgatattatatgtactcttttatgtttattaagatattatatatactcttttatgtttattaatttttattttaatgtttatgttgttaaattttatttgttaaaaggTAATCCGAGCCACAAATgccgtaatttttatttctaaacggataattcgagttaaccacaatcatcaacaattttttttggatttattcatgggggcgtgaggtaatcacgcctcagcacagggtgaggcgtgaggctatcacatCGTagggtcggacgtgatagcctcacgcctcaccctgtggtgaggcatgattacctcacgcccgcgtgCCGGGAGAGGTATTTTTCCCCCATTTCCCACCTGAAAGCCtcaaagggtattttcgtcctttcacggggctagagaTGGGAAATTGGGGTTggatttaacaacacccttttaATTAGTTATGCAATTTtccctttatgtaatttggcaactaggttttgagatgatataaattcatctctttctattgtaatgtttaactttttatcaatacaaattatattttcttttttatgaagtttttgttaaggtttcaaccttcaacaatggggaatcTTGATTTCCTACGAATTTAGGCCGTaaacccgggattcactccttcaagtttagcttgagaagaacctctttattagtttaagattaaaattaacACGTTCCGAAAACTGATCCGTATCAATTATTTGTCTGAACTTGTTCAGAAACTTGATTGAttttctgaacttttaaagtatcaacttacataaaatgtttaattagtCATTTGAACATGCgtaaaaatgtaattaattaatcactcggactgtaaaaaaaaaataaactgcATGCGAAAGATGTGttgaaaaaaaaacttctaatatatatatatatatatataatgaagcAAAAATCCAATATGGATTACCTCATAACCTGATAatgaataattaataattagacaatttttttctaaaaaagaaaaaaagacaaattctctaacaataataataaaaatgtgtCAATTTGGCACACACTCTAGGATTGCATAATAAGCTATTAGCACTGGAAGAGATGCTATCATTCCGAAGATTACActgcaaaaattaaaattaaaattaaattaaaacattaattaataaaaataatttagctAATTATGTTTAATTATATGCTAATTATTGAGAAACTTACGCTGTGCTAAGCACTTGGGCATGCAATCCATATTCTTTAGCATAAATGAATGAAGTTATTGCTTGTGGTAATGCTGCctgtaatatataaaatatatataaaacaattaaattcaTTAAACAATCAAATTTAATTCGTAGGTGAATCCGATTAATCCGTTTGGGGTAGACCTGTTCAAGGATTAGGCCGGGTCAGGTTATACATCTAAATTACTCTAAATTACTTTGTCCAAATCCATCCCAACCCGTACTATACATATATCAGACTCGGACCAAGATGGGCTAGACTAAAAAACTAATTCTCAAACCCGGCACATTcatctaatatatttatactaaaatataaattataacttaaaattaaattgtcagtatatttaaaaaaaaaaataataatcagtgCACTGTAATTTAaaaggataaggtgtaaaatacCATAACATTTAccgttaggagcaattttactactaacgtctaaaatgatgtaattttacccctaacttggcagttaagagcaattttacccataatattgacaagttgagtcaatttgagaaattattcaacaaactgtcttctcggtctcAAATCCTGTAATCTAAACTTCAGAtgtacgtcattttatcactcattaataacagatcacaaacatatgatcagacgtgaatttttttaaataaaataaaaaaatatactgtttttttacgagttggacaaaaaaaatttaaatatttaaccaaatttataaatattaatctccaattctattattaaatcacagaaaatatgaaatattttttagaaccaactgatatgcaattggtgaataataaagaacaaaatatatatgttttataataatgtctgaaaattgacccaacttgcgaatgttagaggtaaaattgctcttgattgCCAACGTtgaggataaaattgcactattttaaacgttaggagtaaaattgctcctaaccttaaatgttagaggtatttttacgcTTTATCAATAACATGATAACTAGACCTGTCAACGGGTCTGGATACCCGTCCGACCCGTGTCCTTTGGGCCGGGCTTGGACAGTATAAATTAAGCTtaggcccagcccggcccaggTCCGCTAAAGCCCACCTATTTTTTGGATAGATTTGGGATTGATTAAAATAGCACGGTCTGGcccgtctattaatattaactaattaatttatatatttatatattaaatattacttttaaatataaattttattttttataattaaaaattatgtatatatattaggtGGGGTTATATGGACTGGGcttgaaatttgatttttaaatccGAGCCCAACCCGGCCCGAACCTGCCTAAATTTATAGCGGACTGGgctgggttgggcttggacagAGTACTTTCACATAAAAGCCCGATAGGCCCGGCTCAGCCCCGCCCATGGCCATTGATAACGGATTACCTGAATAATAGCTATACGTAAAACGTCACCGCGTAAACCCACAACGATAGAGCCGATAGCCATAGCAACGGGTCCAGCAATAAACCTCAAAACCATCCCTATTATAGTTAGCCCTGTTCCACATGCTATCACCTTCTCTTGTAATGCCATAAATATGCCTGCACATGATGAtcataattataaattaattcaaccatgatatatatatatatatatatatatataataatcaaCTACTTTCATGcttttaaaagataaaaattttaactacTTTTATTAATGGGTAAAGTACatccatgaccactgaactttacctattttaacattgtggccactgaatttcaatttttaacggtatgatcactgaattttatatttttttaacactAATAACCACTTAACTTTAACTAACttttcaaaatgaccgttaatgatctcaaaatgaaaatattcaagaattaaagttgttcagaataacatttaccatgaaaccacattttttatttttcaaaatcaaatttttttggagctttctctctctaaaaattgaCTCTATCTCCTAACCCAAAAACAACTAAATAACATCAAAacgaaatttttcaaaaatcaaagttccttagaatatcattaactctttgaattttttattttgagattgtcaATGGTtgttttgagacgttgagtggtcactggtgttaaaaaagtgtaaagttaagTGGTTATACCGTTaataattgaagttcagtggctacaatgttaaaatagataaagttcagtagacatgagtgtaatttatcctatatattattttgaaattgGAATTGTAATAATGAGTCTATAGAATTTGGTTATTCGCCGTTAGATATATAAAACCAAATCTTggaatgctttgaatctccactaTAGAATTCTTATAAGCCTCaatctaacagtgaatgaccaaattctatacggtcattaaggtccatgtgatcaaaaccggCAGCGCTGTATAAATTCATATAATTGTTTCTAATATTTGAAAGTTAAGCCTTTCGTTCTTTagttgggtaaattacacccatggccactgaactttatccattttaacattgtggccactaaacttcaattcttaatggtatgaccactaaactttagactttttaacattggtggccactcaactttaaccaaatcctcaaaatgaccgttaacaacttcaaaatgaaaatattcaagaattaaagttgttcagaactatgaaaccacattttttattttccaaaatcacattttttggagctttgtctctctaaaaattcactctctctcctaaccaaacaacacctaaatgatcccgaaacgaaaattttcaagaattaaagttccttagaatatcattaactcttcgattttttaattttcagacCTTCagcggtcgttttgaggcgttgagtgaccGCCAGTgttaaaagtgtaaagttcaataacCATactattaaaaattgaaattcaatgaccataatgttaaatgggtaaagttcagtggccataggtgtaatttacccttcttTAGTTAGAAGAAAAAGTCAATGAAGtattaaaatccaaattttacctttttattttttcaattaattaaaaacacTAAAAATAGAGGTCACCTCGGGTCTCGATGGGACCGAGATTAGCACGATTCCAATTCTGGTCCCAGATTGATCCTAATTCTTATcgaattattaaaaattaacaaatttagCATGATCCCGATTCGGGTCCGACCCGAATCGGTCAacattttagttttttataCAAAAAATATTGTAAAGAAAGTGATAAAGTCATACTTACCCATACTAAACATGGCAGTGCCTGTACCAGCTTTAGACATAATCAAAACAGAACCCTCCAATATGCTTGGCATCTTCAAATGCCACCTACAAAATAAAGggaatttaattaattcatCTAAAAGGCATTTAAATTATCACTCGCACCGAGAGCTGTAAATAAGCTGAATCGCTTTATACACTGCTCGGCGCTCGACTTGATAAAAATTCGATCATATTCGACTCGAACACGATTTTGAGGCTCAGTTGAGTTTGAGCATGTCGGAATTTTAATTCGAAAGCTCGGTTATAAGTTTGTGAACAAACTCGACTATAAAGCTCATaaacaaatttttaattttgtaggTTTTAAAATCAAAACTACGGATAGTTTTGTGTTGGTAATAATATTTATATCTAATAGTTTGATATATTTGAATTtggggtaaataattataagatccttatatttttacttaactCACTAGTAgatccatcatattattataaggtcctagGTTTTATATTAATCAATACTTTagtccatttatttatttttatacatgaaagtacaaaattatctctaattatacaaataaaataacttatcttccagttttcaaatttaaacaaaatagttttaataaaatttatatagtatATGTGCACCAAAATTCTTATAACGTatctatatattaattataaaaaaatttatatttcgtattctcttaaaaaaaatcacttttataattttatatagttGTAATCCTATTTTCATAATCTTTACAATatttatcatttattttttttaatgaattgtTCTACactattaaaatttataattataagaTAAAACAATTAACTAATATCGAGATTATTATTATGAAGGGAAAAAAATATGACAAGGAAAAATGGATactttattattaaaacatatagtaagagtaattttggtattttaaattttatttagtctaATTTGACAATTGACTCAAATATAAGAATTAAAGAGTTGACGAAAATAAAAACTGATAGACTATATAATCATTTCTAAAAATACACTGAgacattataattatttatccttGAATTTATTAATAAGTTAGGGTTTAATTTTTCTCGTTACttgattataaatataattaatgagtaTTTCGCGAGTAAAGTTCATTAATTGTTGCTCACGAACAAAGATCATTAACATAATTAACATATCGAACTCATTAATTTTTGAGCTCGAATTAAACTCTTGAGcatataattttcttaatgagcCGAGCATGATTTTCAGCTCGAATCAagctcattaattttttttgtcgaACCAACCATAGGCTCGACTCGATTACAgtcttatatatataatgggTTAATTACAAGTAGATACCATGTGGTTACACAAATTTACAGATGAGTACATATGATATTTTCCTTTACAAACGCAATCCTGTGGTTTGcaaattttacaattttttttaatttgtcaaatttggccgataacaacgtcaaaatgaaaattttcaagaactaaagatgtttagtatcatatttaatatgaaaccatattttttatttttcaaaatcatcatttttggatctctctctaaacattaactttctctctcataaaaaaaacatctaaATGGCTTCAAatctaaaaaattaaagaattaaagttgcttaaaatatcatttaactcttgaaaattttcatttcgaggtcgttatcggccaaattctgacaaagtgaacccaaatgcaaaattttgcaaaccacaaggTTGCGTTTGAAAAGAAATACCACATGTACCCATCTGCAAATCGACAAAACCACATGACATCTATATGTaattaaccattttcttaaTCAGCCGAGCATGGTTTTGAGCTCGAATCAagctcattaattttttttgtcaaaccgaACATAGGCTCGACTCGATtacaaccatatatatatataaatgaacaAAGAAATTAATACCTGTTTGCTATAAAAGCCCAAAGAATACcaagaaaacaagaaaatgaaTTAGGATTCATAGCCACTTTCACCAAAACCACCTTCATCAAACTCCAAAAACCACCTCTACCACCACTACCACTATCACCATCATTATTACTTCCCAAATTGCCCTCCAAATCCTCATTATTTCCCAGACTACCCTCCAAACCCTCATTATTCCCCAGACCACCCTCCATAGCCTCATTATTTCCAGAAGCCACAACAACATCAAGTTTAGCTCTTCTAATCTCCAACAAAAACAGCAAAAGACTCTGCCAAATGGTAAATTGCACAACAGATCCTTGAACAATAAGATTAATTCCAATTTCCCCAAACATAGCTTTCATCAAAGGAACACCAAGAACAAGAGAATTAGTCatggtgcataaggagaaacTTGTAATAAACCAAGTGAAACTTCCTTTCTTGCTAAACTTAACCCAGAAACCAAGAACAAGAAGAATAAGAGCTTTGGAGATTGCATCTGCTGCTATGAATATGTAATTCATTTTGAAAGGATTAGCATGAGAAGTGAAATCAAAGGTAAAAAAAGGAAGAGTAAAAAAACAAACTAAACTATTTACTGCTTCACATTGTTCTGGTGTGAAGATTTTCCACCATTTTACTGAACCATAGCCTAGGATTAGAGCAACATAAAGGGGTGCCATGGCTTCTATTACTTTGTATATGTCTTCCCATCCTATCATTGTGTTGTTTGAAAGTGTGTGAAAGTGGGTGAAAGTATGTGAAAGTGTTTGAAAGTATGTGAAACTTGTTTTAATGAGAAACTATTGTAAGATGtttggttatatatatatatatatatatataaaagaaaaagaagcaaAAACCAAGTTGAATTGGTTAATTTAGTGAGTATTCATTCTTCTCACTCTTTAGGGTTTCAACAAATGTATTAATACTTGTTACGAGGCCTGGTTAGAGCCCGAACCAAAGCCCCGTGTAGTGTTGAGGTTTCCTCGAGTCTCAGCCAGCCAACACCATCCGAAAGGATCTATCCCCTTTTAACACCAGGCATCCCGTTAATTTATATATCCGTAATCCGTCCAGGAGGGGTTTACCGTGGTTAAACCTCGATATAGAAAGAATCCGCACTATGGGCCCACTCAAAGTGTCCGTCGGGATTCCACCCGACGGAGACATTCGCCTCCCTTCCTAAAGGTCAGATGCCTGACTCTCATAGTCCATAGTGGACTAGGATGAATCGCTTAAACTAGTCATGACAATTGGTCCAGGGGTTGGCGGAGATCCGATGCCAGAGACCCTGTCCTCCTGTAGTGTTTCTTACGCCGAGTCCAAGCCCACGACAAATGTTCCATTCACCACTCACCGAGAATTTCCTCCAGTCGACATAGATGTCGGACTCGATTCTCCTTGCTGCTGCCCCAACTCTCGCTGATGCCGTGGCCCAACGTAGGACTTGTCCTGATTCTGCCGCAAACCTTCCCCGATGCCTTTCCAACGCCTCCGCCACCTGCCATCCATGGGCATCCGCCCACATGAATCTTCTGAAATGGTCAAAGGATTATTGTTATTAATATCCTTAAAGACAGAAACAGACGAACTCAAAGAACAATCAATAGTTATTAAAGAGCATTAATAACCATGACTGTTCGAATATTGCATCATCAATGCTTAAATGTTACATAAATCTGTATAAATACCTCAAGCCCGAACTTTATTCCTTTTAACATTATGGTTACTGAACTCCAATTCATAACGGTATGGCCACtaaaactttacactttttaataccggtggtcactcaacgcctcaaaacgacatATGacagtctcaaaataaaaatttaaagagttaatgatattctaaaaaactttaattcttaaaatttttcgttttgaggtcatttagatgttgttttgttaggagagagagagtgaatttttagagagagaagactccaaaaaatgtgatttaagaaaataaaaaatgtagtttcatggtaaatatcgttcttaacaactttaattcttgaacattttcattttgaggtcgttaacggtcattttgagaagttaattAAAGTTGAGTAGCCACTAGTGttaaaatgtgtaaagttcaatgaccataaaaagggcggcccggtcacactacgcgtccccgctgagcgagggtccaggaaggggtcccaccacaagagtgtactggggcaagccttcccctaacaatttatttggcaagaggccgctcctaagactcgaacccgtgacttcttggtcacacgacaacaacgtttaccgttgcgccaaggctcgccctctgtTTAATGACcataccgttaaaaattgaagttcaatggccacaatgttaaaatgggtagagttcagtggccatgattACACGTATTCTAGGTATGCTTACTAATCCCTAAAAGTAGCTCTTgttattattcttattattctcAAATGATacactgactttggcatcgaaaTGTCTCCCGCGACAGTACCTCACAAGAAAGATATTCCGACCAAGAAAATTTACACAAATATCAcgtataataaattaaaattataaatattcatGGAAATTTACGGGTATAATACGTAGTAGGATTGCAAACGAGACGGAATGGAAAATTAGGAAAACTTTTCAGTCCCCATTTATGAAATGAGGAAAAACTTGTTTTTGTTTCCGTGGGGGATCCTGATCCCTTGTTCTGCACTATTTAAATTCTTTATATTATAGTCTAATTTTTATaaacttatataaaaaaatgcatttaataataataacacaTCACtgcattaaatataaaaataaggtttaatacatcatttggcCCCCTTCAATTTATCTAAGAAGGTTGATTGGTcatctgaactttcaaagtatcccgATAGCTTCCttaatttgcataaaatgtttagttagctccctgaacttgcgtaaaatataatcaattgatcactcggttgcaaaaaaagtaagttgaattcggaaaatgtattgcacaagtcttaaaaaaaagtaaaaagaccaaaatcggggtatgcaattctaatattagagaagacaggTTTTAtggttgagcaagtaataatttcctttttaatctatttttgaattatgtaataacattctacgATACGTGGAatatattttccgcatttaactgaatttttttatgactgggtgatcaattgattacattttatgtaagttcagagggctaactgaatattttatacaaattgagGGAGCTATCGAGatactttgaaaattcagaGGACCgatcaagctttttggataagttcaggttgcgatgatgtattaagccaatataaaaataatatccaAATATTAAAGAAGGAAGAGAAATTTTATATAGAATTTTCGATGAAAAATATTGAGGTTAGATTAAAGGTCTAATCAATATTTTattgggttaattataaataactattttgtggtttggtcgatttgcagaccttttttttttttttttttgcgaacACAACTCTACGGTTGTAAAAATTTACATGTTTAGTATCATACATTGGCCAATatcgacctcaaaatgaaaattttcaagaattaaagttgttttgtatcatatttactatgaaatcatatttttaatttttcaaaatcatcatttttggagttttctctctctaaacattatatttctctctcataaaaaaacaacgcctaaataacctcaaacataaaaagttgaagaattaaagttgcttaaaatatcatttaactcttaaaaattttcatttcgagatcgttatcggccaaattctgacaaaatgaactcaaatgcaaaattttgcaaactgaattgtgtttgtaaaaaaaataccacaggtaccactaCTATAGggtaattatttataattaaccttATTTTATTGGTTTTGGTGAAAAAACTTAAAcgatatatattaaaaatcaaaaaattatatattagagaaaaattattttagtaGAAAAATCCTATGGATGCGCTTAAATTAGGTCTCAAGtatatgtaaaaaaatttaataaaaaaatgtcaaaaaataaatagTATATAAAAGTTATTTTTAGGTATTACTAAGTGAGTAAAGATTCAAATCTtaaatttctcaaaaaaaaaaaaaaaattcaaatattaaaaatatcatTTTGTAATAGAATGAACATATATTGTGAGTATGCCTAAAGGTGTCCTTAGAAGCTTCGGCTTCCTTTAAGCAAAGGAACGTTCAAGAAACACTAGAATCTCACATGACAAAGGATTCCGATCAGGATAAAGATTCCTTATGGGACACAGACATCCTCAACTTATAAGGGTTCATAATTAGTGAAAGTCTTGAACTAAAAAGcctatatataaacaagtatagacaCAAGATACGATACGTTAGCTATTATCTCACAACTAGTCCATACTCTTTAATCCTTCATAAATCATCAAACTGATTTAGGCATCGGAGCGGG is drawn from Euphorbia lathyris chromosome 9, ddEupLath1.1, whole genome shotgun sequence and contains these coding sequences:
- the LOC136205135 gene encoding auxin efflux carrier component 5-like, with translation MIGWEDIYKVIEAMAPLYVALILGYGSVKWWKIFTPEQCEAVNSLVCFFTLPFFTFDFTSHANPFKMNYIFIAADAISKALILLVLGFWVKFSKKGSFTWFITSFSLCTMTNSLVLGVPLMKAMFGEIGINLIVQGSVVQFTIWQSLLLFLLEIRRAKLDVVVASGNNEAMEGGLGNNEGLEGSLGNNEDLEGNLGSNNDGDSGSGGRGGFWSLMKVVLVKVAMNPNSFSCFLGILWAFIANRWHLKMPSILEGSVLIMSKAGTGTAMFSMGIFMALQEKVIACGTGLTIIGMVLRFIAGPVAMAIGSIVVGLRGDVLRIAIIQAALPQAITSFIYAKEYGLHAQVLSTAVIFGMIASLPVLIAYYAILECVPN